In the genome of Candidatus Saccharimonadales bacterium, one region contains:
- the rpsP gene encoding 30S ribosomal protein S16, which produces MLAIRLKRTGRTGHAQFRVVVQDSRFHPTRGRIVAYLGSYNPHSKATQLDKDLVAKYLGNGAQPSDRVARLLKSEGVKLPDWVKTSDPKERAIRNPEKLRRNQPKEESAPEVEATAEASQAAEEPAPTEEASAEPEAEAAQPEAPSPEADVPADGETTAEQ; this is translated from the coding sequence ATGTTAGCAATTCGACTCAAAAGAACCGGTCGCACGGGACACGCCCAATTCAGGGTTGTGGTTCAAGACAGCCGTTTTCATCCAACCCGTGGCCGAATAGTAGCCTACCTTGGTAGCTATAATCCTCATAGTAAAGCCACCCAACTAGATAAAGATTTAGTCGCCAAGTATTTAGGTAATGGAGCTCAGCCATCTGATCGCGTAGCTCGCTTACTTAAATCCGAAGGTGTTAAGCTTCCTGATTGGGTAAAAACTAGCGATCCAAAAGAACGCGCTATTCGCAATCCTGAAAAGTTGCGTCGCAACCAGCCTAAAGAAGAATCTGCGCCAGAAGTTGAGGCAACCGCCGAAGCTTCACAGGCCGCCGAAGAACCCGCTCCTACAGAAGAAGCCTCTGCCGAACCCGAGGCTGAAGCTGCCCAACCCGAGGCTCCAAGCCCAGAAGCTGATGTACCAGCCGATGGCGAAACCACAGCCGAGCAATAA